A region from the Stygiolobus caldivivus genome encodes:
- the proC gene encoding pyrroline-5-carboxylate reductase, producing MVSISILGAGKIGTAIAKSIKDNFEVIATARSEASLKRIQELGIASTRDNSYAVNKSDIVIISVKPQHFRTLLTEIKPELWIGKKVISVMAGVKLLTLSRLLKGATVFRAMPNINAVVGKATTAISPQKDETVEKIFLSIGNVYWVQEELLDAWTAIIGSGPAFLAEIVDAFALGAVACGMPRELAYDAILDMVEGTVSLLKKCKTHPVFLRDQVTTPAGTTIRGLMVMESEGVKSAIIKTVESAYQRAVTIGKEIDSSVQ from the coding sequence ATGGTTTCAATATCTATTTTGGGTGCAGGTAAGATTGGAACAGCAATAGCCAAGTCTATAAAGGATAACTTTGAGGTGATAGCAACCGCAAGGAGTGAAGCTAGTTTAAAAAGAATTCAAGAACTAGGGATAGCTTCAACTAGAGATAATTCTTATGCTGTAAATAAATCAGATATAGTAATAATTAGTGTAAAGCCTCAACATTTTAGGACATTACTTACTGAAATAAAACCTGAGCTCTGGATAGGTAAAAAGGTAATTTCGGTAATGGCTGGAGTTAAGCTCCTTACACTGTCAAGATTACTCAAAGGAGCAACGGTATTTAGAGCGATGCCAAACATAAATGCCGTCGTCGGAAAAGCGACAACTGCTATATCGCCTCAGAAGGACGAAACTGTAGAGAAGATCTTTTTATCAATAGGGAATGTTTACTGGGTTCAGGAAGAGCTCTTGGATGCGTGGACTGCAATTATAGGGAGCGGCCCAGCCTTCTTGGCTGAAATAGTTGACGCGTTTGCGTTAGGTGCAGTAGCTTGCGGAATGCCTAGAGAACTCGCATATGATGCGATTTTAGACATGGTTGAAGGGACAGTTTCACTGCTTAAGAAATGTAAGACTCACCCCGTATTCTTACGCGACCAAGTGACCACACCTGCTGGGACGACTATAAGAGGGCTGATGGTCATGGAGAGTGAAGGAGTGAAATCTGCTATTATTAAGACCGTAGAATCAGCATATCAGAGGGCTGTAACTATTGGGAAAGAAATAGATAGCTCCGTTCAGTAA
- a CDS encoding RuvB-like helicase, whose product MAEIREIKKVEREKASIHSHISGLGLDEKGKPIFKADGLVGQVEAREAAGIVVQLIKQGKMAGKGILFVGPPGTGKTALAIAIAKELGEDTPFTIMNASEIYSTELKKTEILTQAIRKSLGLRIKQRRTVYEGVVKDIKLKVARSKFNPYAVMPREAQITLATKDDERTLNVGDAIAAQLMKMNIRKGDVIWIDAETGEVARVGRAKGTEGEKSYDIDVVKQVDIPTGQVRKEKDITFTVTLHDLDLNIAAQSISITALFSFFTEREINQDIRRQVDKLVKDMVNKGEAELIPGVLFIDDAHMLDIEAFSFLTKALESDLAPILILATNRGITKIRGTDIESPHGMPLDLLDRLLIIPTRPYNQDEIREIIKIRADEIEVKLDDKALDLLTKLGVENSLRYAVQLLEPSLIIAQKKGRDNISPEEVEEAAKLFSDTKRSVNYVKEYENLLLK is encoded by the coding sequence ATGGCTGAGATAAGAGAAATTAAAAAAGTAGAAAGAGAAAAGGCATCAATTCATAGTCATATTTCAGGTTTAGGGCTTGACGAAAAAGGTAAGCCAATATTTAAAGCAGATGGGCTAGTAGGACAAGTAGAAGCAAGAGAAGCTGCAGGTATAGTGGTGCAATTAATAAAGCAAGGTAAAATGGCCGGTAAGGGGATCCTCTTCGTAGGCCCACCCGGTACCGGGAAGACGGCCTTAGCAATTGCTATAGCGAAAGAATTGGGCGAAGATACTCCGTTTACCATAATGAATGCGTCTGAAATTTACTCAACTGAACTGAAAAAGACCGAAATTCTTACTCAAGCTATAAGGAAGTCGTTGGGATTAAGAATAAAACAAAGGAGGACCGTTTATGAGGGAGTCGTTAAAGACATTAAGCTTAAAGTAGCAAGGAGTAAGTTTAACCCTTATGCAGTGATGCCTAGAGAAGCTCAAATCACACTAGCAACTAAAGACGATGAAAGGACTTTAAATGTGGGCGATGCTATTGCAGCTCAATTAATGAAAATGAATATCAGAAAAGGAGACGTAATCTGGATTGATGCTGAGACAGGTGAAGTGGCCAGAGTGGGTAGAGCAAAGGGGACTGAAGGAGAAAAAAGCTACGATATAGATGTAGTTAAACAAGTTGACATACCGACAGGACAAGTCAGAAAAGAAAAAGATATTACATTTACAGTAACTCTTCACGACCTAGACTTAAATATAGCAGCTCAAAGTATATCAATAACTGCCCTATTCAGCTTCTTTACAGAAAGAGAAATTAACCAAGATATAAGGAGACAAGTAGATAAACTGGTAAAGGACATGGTTAATAAAGGAGAAGCTGAACTAATACCGGGCGTATTGTTCATAGACGATGCCCACATGTTAGACATAGAAGCTTTTTCATTTCTTACTAAAGCGTTAGAATCTGATTTAGCACCTATATTAATCCTTGCTACTAATAGAGGAATAACAAAAATCAGGGGTACAGATATAGAATCACCTCACGGTATGCCATTGGATCTACTAGACAGGCTGCTTATAATACCAACAAGGCCTTATAACCAAGATGAAATAAGAGAAATAATCAAAATACGTGCTGATGAGATAGAAGTAAAACTTGATGATAAAGCACTAGATTTATTAACAAAGTTAGGCGTTGAAAACAGTTTAAGATACGCAGTACAGTTACTAGAACCGTCCTTAATAATCGCACAAAAGAAAGGAAGAGATAATATATCGCCAGAGGAGGTAGAGGAAGCGGCAAAGCTGTTCAGCGATACAAAGAGAAGCGTAAACTATGTAAAGGAGTATGAAAATCTACTACTCAAATGA
- a CDS encoding NUDIX hydrolase has protein sequence MECKAAVTVIVSKNGYILLIKRKQNPRDPWSGHVAFPGGRRENSESCYEAAMRECYEEVGIRPKIVKELGTYFPNNAPDMKVKAFLGCVEREFEPVIQKDEVDKAIWIRPQDLEVNQESFYYGDLKIWGMTYRILKDVIEKKLYQICLGH, from the coding sequence ATGGAATGCAAAGCCGCTGTAACCGTGATAGTGTCAAAAAACGGTTACATTTTGCTTATAAAGAGAAAGCAAAATCCAAGAGATCCGTGGAGTGGACATGTAGCCTTTCCAGGAGGGAGAAGGGAGAACTCAGAATCGTGTTATGAAGCGGCTATGAGAGAGTGTTATGAAGAAGTAGGAATAAGACCTAAAATAGTTAAAGAATTAGGAACTTATTTTCCTAACAATGCACCTGATATGAAAGTAAAAGCGTTTTTAGGATGCGTAGAAAGAGAATTTGAACCAGTTATCCAAAAGGACGAAGTCGATAAGGCTATATGGATTAGACCTCAAGATCTAGAAGTTAATCAAGAGTCATTCTACTATGGGGATTTAAAAATATGGGGCATGACTTATCGTATACTCAAAGATGTAATTGAAAAAAAGTTATACCAGATCTGCTTAGGGCACTGA
- a CDS encoding L-aspartate oxidase — protein sequence MIYIIGSGIAGLSAAVALKIAGYKVTVITKKIDGGSTPIAKGGIAVAISSDDSPEIHAEDTIRVGDGLCDVKTVRYVTQEGRHAIETLESWGFEFEKGLRLEGGHSKRRVMFKTDETGGEIFRFLLNKAKYLGIPVIEDKVTDLIVKDNTIRGFVTAGRGIINDAEKVVLATGGYAYLFEYTSTQPTNIGEGMALAFKAGAILSDMEFIQFHPTVAKLDGETFLMTETLRGEGAKVVNENGERFLFNYHPKGELAPRDILSRAIYMEMLKGHNAFMDLRDIDNFDQKFPVVSAYLKRHNKDPKKDLIPISPAAHFVDGGVRVNIRGETSINNLYAIGEVSDSGLHGANRLASNSLLEGLVFGVNLPYYVELEWEGISTNDGIINSIRVIDDSSSPSSLPLEQIRKLNWENLGIIRNHERLNKLTSIYYPSRSRPDILVSYLAALAADIRTESRGNHYREDFPNKDPKWEKRIYFRVFNS from the coding sequence ATGATCTATATTATAGGTTCTGGAATTGCAGGTCTCTCGGCGGCAGTAGCACTAAAAATTGCCGGATATAAGGTTACAGTGATAACGAAAAAAATAGACGGAGGGTCTACTCCCATAGCGAAGGGTGGAATTGCAGTTGCGATTTCTAGCGATGATAGTCCGGAAATACACGCTGAAGATACTATAAGAGTAGGAGATGGTCTTTGTGATGTAAAAACCGTTAGGTACGTAACTCAGGAAGGAAGACATGCGATCGAAACACTTGAGTCCTGGGGCTTTGAATTCGAAAAAGGACTAAGACTTGAAGGTGGACATTCTAAAAGAAGAGTGATGTTTAAAACAGATGAAACAGGTGGAGAAATATTTAGATTTTTGCTGAATAAGGCTAAGTACCTCGGGATCCCGGTTATTGAAGATAAGGTAACAGATCTTATAGTAAAAGATAACACTATAAGAGGGTTTGTAACTGCGGGTAGAGGAATAATTAATGATGCTGAAAAGGTAGTCCTTGCTACTGGAGGCTATGCTTATCTCTTTGAATATACTTCTACTCAACCTACGAATATAGGTGAGGGTATGGCATTGGCTTTTAAAGCTGGTGCAATTTTAAGCGATATGGAATTTATTCAGTTCCACCCAACTGTTGCAAAACTCGATGGCGAGACCTTCCTTATGACTGAAACCCTAAGGGGTGAAGGTGCTAAAGTTGTAAACGAGAATGGAGAAAGGTTCTTATTTAATTATCATCCTAAAGGTGAGTTAGCTCCGAGAGATATATTGTCAAGGGCTATTTATATGGAAATGCTAAAGGGTCATAACGCCTTTATGGACTTAAGAGACATAGATAATTTTGACCAAAAATTCCCAGTAGTCTCAGCTTACTTAAAGAGACATAATAAGGATCCTAAAAAGGATCTAATACCGATTTCTCCAGCTGCACATTTTGTTGATGGCGGTGTGAGAGTAAATATAAGGGGTGAGACAAGCATAAATAACTTATATGCGATAGGTGAGGTCAGCGATAGTGGCCTTCATGGTGCTAATAGGTTAGCAAGTAATTCATTATTAGAGGGATTAGTATTTGGAGTTAACTTACCTTATTACGTAGAGTTAGAATGGGAAGGGATCTCCACTAACGACGGTATAATTAATAGTATAAGAGTTATTGATGATAGTTCAAGTCCCTCCTCTCTTCCGTTAGAACAAATTAGGAAACTAAACTGGGAAAACTTAGGTATTATCAGAAATCATGAAAGATTAAATAAGTTAACATCTATTTATTATCCTTCAAGAAGCAGACCTGATATTTTAGTATCTTATTTAGCAGCTCTAGCGGCAGATATAAGAACTGAAAGCAGAGGTAATCACTACAGAGAAGATTTTCCGAATAAGGATCCAAAGTGGGAGAAGAGAATATACTTTAGAGTTTTTAATTCGTAA
- a CDS encoding GMP synthase subunit A has protein sequence MKIAVIYFGGQYNHLIVKDLKYLGVEAVAVTPDKPVEFLNNFDCIIFGGGPYSVANELDKMGNAKEYVLKTQSPKMGICLGHQLIAKVLGGEVTRAKNPEYGLVNVVVDDEDTLLQGLKPSIRAWESHTDEVVNAPQGFRVLAHSENARVQAMVNSNNTIFGVQFHPEVKHTEKGIEVFKNFIQACRK, from the coding sequence GTGAAAATAGCCGTAATTTATTTCGGTGGACAGTACAACCATCTTATTGTAAAGGACCTAAAGTATTTGGGAGTAGAAGCTGTTGCAGTAACGCCTGATAAACCAGTGGAATTTCTTAATAATTTTGATTGTATAATTTTTGGAGGGGGGCCCTATTCAGTAGCCAATGAATTAGATAAGATGGGTAACGCTAAAGAGTACGTATTAAAGACACAATCACCCAAAATGGGGATATGCTTAGGTCACCAGTTAATAGCAAAAGTATTAGGAGGAGAAGTCACAAGAGCCAAGAACCCAGAATATGGCTTGGTAAACGTAGTGGTCGATGATGAGGATACCTTACTACAAGGGTTAAAGCCCTCTATTAGAGCTTGGGAAAGCCATACAGATGAAGTCGTAAATGCACCTCAAGGTTTTAGAGTATTAGCCCACAGTGAAAATGCAAGAGTTCAAGCTATGGTAAACAGCAATAATACTATATTTGGAGTCCAATTCCATCCTGAAGTTAAACATACTGAAAAAGGGATAGAAGTATTCAAAAATTTTATTCAGGCTTGTAGAAAATGA
- the nadC gene encoding carboxylating nicotinate-nucleotide diphosphorylase — MVERLAVQKLLAMLEEDVLPEDVTSKAVKGIKSRASIIAKEDGLLAGNKFIILFLEQLGFKILDKMTDGSAFKKGDRLLEFEGDGEDILVVERLILNILSRLSGIATITSHMVKLARSVNPNIIIAGTRKTTPGLRIFEKYAIEVGGGDPHRYNLSDMVLIKDNHIALLGGVKPAIEKVKKYVSFSKKIEVEVTSLKEALEAYEAGADIILLDNMSPKEIEEVVERLKGKILLEASGRITPENILEYAKTGVDIISSGYITHSVKSIDLSLDIKKID; from the coding sequence ATCGTAGAAAGACTAGCAGTACAGAAATTATTGGCAATGCTAGAAGAGGATGTCCTTCCTGAAGATGTTACAAGCAAAGCGGTAAAAGGGATAAAGTCTAGAGCCTCTATCATAGCTAAGGAAGACGGATTATTAGCGGGAAACAAGTTTATCATTTTATTTTTAGAACAACTAGGGTTTAAAATTCTCGATAAAATGACTGATGGAAGTGCGTTTAAAAAAGGAGATAGATTACTTGAGTTTGAAGGAGACGGAGAAGATATACTAGTCGTGGAGAGGTTAATTCTAAATATATTAAGCAGATTATCTGGTATAGCTACAATAACGTCACATATGGTTAAGCTTGCTAGATCCGTTAATCCGAACATAATAATAGCTGGGACGAGGAAAACAACTCCTGGACTAAGGATCTTTGAAAAATACGCAATAGAAGTGGGCGGAGGGGATCCACACAGATATAATTTATCAGACATGGTACTGATAAAGGACAACCATATTGCTCTGTTAGGAGGAGTTAAACCAGCAATAGAAAAAGTTAAAAAATATGTAAGTTTCTCTAAAAAGATCGAAGTTGAGGTCACCAGCCTTAAAGAGGCATTAGAGGCATATGAAGCAGGGGCAGATATTATCTTACTCGATAACATGTCCCCTAAAGAAATCGAAGAAGTAGTAGAACGTCTTAAAGGGAAAATACTGTTAGAAGCATCTGGAAGAATAACACCAGAAAACATATTAGAATATGCGAAAACCGGAGTAGATATTATATCCAGCGGTTATATAACTCATAGTGTGAAATCTATAGATCTTTCACTAGATATTAAAAAAATAGATTAA
- a CDS encoding DUF929 domain-containing protein, translating to MRKINMRLFVLPLVIIFLIFLILPYLLYPIEVPLNSFIKVSNQDLAQAGISCIIFISWYGCPFGAADSWVLYAFLSHYGKIYYNFSYSDPYDVYPNTPSLIFLSFKPNSSIHFRFLYLYNRYLNATASGSQISNYIQYGLNQIQKDFPNYYKLIKEYVVEKWAQGGFFQAAAYMGNPPHIPTLILISGDKGTYLLIGYMYNPSFIQGMSPQYLITHLNTTFIKNKVETIQNLV from the coding sequence ATGAGAAAAATTAATATGCGCTTGTTCGTTCTTCCATTGGTAATTATATTTTTAATATTTTTAATTCTTCCTTATTTATTATATCCGATCGAAGTTCCTCTTAATTCTTTCATCAAGGTTAGCAACCAAGATTTAGCTCAGGCTGGGATTTCATGTATCATATTTATTTCATGGTATGGCTGTCCTTTCGGTGCAGCGGATAGCTGGGTTTTATATGCATTTCTTTCTCACTATGGTAAGATTTACTATAATTTTTCTTATTCAGATCCTTATGATGTATATCCTAATACGCCTAGCCTTATATTTCTATCTTTTAAGCCGAATTCTTCTATCCATTTCAGATTTTTATATCTTTATAATAGATATCTTAATGCAACTGCATCCGGTTCTCAAATAAGTAATTATATACAATATGGTTTAAATCAAATACAAAAGGATTTCCCTAATTATTACAAATTAATTAAGGAATACGTAGTAGAGAAATGGGCTCAAGGTGGCTTTTTCCAAGCTGCTGCATATATGGGGAACCCACCACATATTCCAACACTTATTTTAATATCCGGAGATAAGGGAACGTATTTACTTATTGGATACATGTATAATCCTTCATTTATTCAAGGTATGTCTCCACAATATTTAATTACACATCTAAATACTACCTTTATTAAAAATAAAGTTGAAACTATACAAAATTTAGTATAG
- a CDS encoding thiamine pyrophosphate-binding protein: MSQPKRKEETVGKEMKGDEALAYVIKELGIKDVFIPYSAPEFIFERLKQYEINANVTTSAREAILMADSYSRENNTVGTALIVPGNKVLEATDVIAQAYIDSQPLLVISTVRSYRDTGRSRIGELRTPDDVSSILAPITKLRERVVSIEEITVTVEKGYKETLSNRNRPVYIEIAEDLFKLKAYPLSPAEQKPEKRTPDKNTVAKIGELLGNSKNPVIVAGYGVLASGATKELIELAELLDIPVITTFRAKGSIPASHPLSAGEGLGLFATSEGSKLLEDADVILAIGTRFTQLTTAGWSMKIKGYLVHNNIDGEDIGKVFMAHVPLVADTSLFLRELLTVMKSKFKEAIKRGSQEKIKTYRKIYILNSHGGLWPYDVVRVIQQYQFSKVFIDLTAPTLDFVRLPIERPYTWITSESLLERTIAIGGIVRSNDPHNIAITDVEGVISNLGILSTRINKSKGILLVMNDNGATAIDVASSDIPTISKTPRSENYDNVLERELKAVTVVGVSDLKSALLNIDPNRINVINVKIEPDYQSVLF; encoded by the coding sequence GTGAGCCAACCAAAAAGGAAAGAGGAAACAGTAGGTAAAGAAATGAAAGGGGATGAAGCATTAGCTTATGTAATAAAAGAACTTGGAATTAAAGACGTTTTTATACCTTATAGTGCTCCTGAATTTATTTTTGAAAGGCTTAAGCAATACGAGATTAATGCAAATGTTACTACCTCAGCAAGAGAAGCCATCTTGATGGCTGATTCCTACTCGAGGGAAAATAATACCGTGGGCACTGCATTAATAGTTCCAGGTAACAAGGTATTAGAAGCAACTGATGTAATTGCCCAGGCTTATATAGATTCACAGCCCCTTCTCGTGATATCTACAGTACGGTCTTACAGAGATACTGGAAGGAGTAGAATAGGAGAACTACGTACACCGGATGACGTATCTTCTATTTTAGCCCCAATAACTAAGTTGAGAGAAAGGGTAGTAAGTATAGAAGAAATTACAGTAACAGTAGAGAAAGGATATAAAGAAACTTTAAGTAACAGAAACAGGCCAGTATATATAGAGATAGCAGAAGACCTCTTTAAGCTTAAGGCATATCCCCTTTCGCCTGCAGAGCAAAAGCCTGAGAAAAGGACCCCTGATAAAAACACTGTTGCAAAAATAGGTGAACTGCTAGGGAATTCCAAAAACCCAGTTATTGTAGCCGGCTATGGGGTACTTGCTTCAGGAGCAACTAAGGAACTAATAGAGTTAGCCGAACTATTAGATATCCCGGTTATTACCACGTTCAGGGCTAAAGGCTCCATACCCGCATCTCATCCTCTAAGTGCAGGAGAAGGATTAGGACTTTTTGCGACTAGCGAAGGTTCTAAATTACTTGAAGATGCAGATGTAATATTAGCCATAGGTACCAGATTCACACAGCTGACAACTGCAGGTTGGTCTATGAAGATTAAGGGGTATTTGGTTCATAACAATATAGACGGCGAAGATATAGGTAAAGTATTTATGGCTCACGTACCGTTAGTCGCGGATACTAGCTTATTCCTCAGGGAACTTTTGACTGTGATGAAATCTAAATTTAAGGAGGCGATAAAGAGAGGCTCTCAAGAGAAAATAAAAACATATAGAAAAATTTACATATTAAATTCGCACGGAGGTTTGTGGCCCTATGATGTGGTCAGGGTAATACAACAATATCAGTTCTCAAAAGTTTTTATTGACCTAACAGCTCCTACTCTAGATTTTGTCCGGTTACCAATCGAGAGACCTTATACGTGGATCACCAGTGAATCCCTGCTTGAACGTACAATAGCTATAGGGGGTATAGTAAGGTCAAATGACCCCCATAATATTGCTATTACTGATGTAGAAGGAGTAATTTCCAACCTAGGAATACTAAGCACCCGTATTAATAAGTCAAAAGGTATCCTACTAGTAATGAACGATAATGGAGCTACCGCTATAGACGTTGCTTCTTCCGATATACCAACAATAAGTAAGACTCCGCGCAGTGAGAATTATGATAATGTTTTAGAAAGAGAACTAAAGGCTGTTACCGTAGTAGGGGTCTCAGATCTTAAGAGCGCGTTATTAAATATAGATCCCAATAGAATTAATGTGATAAATGTTAAAATAGAACCAGATTATCAGTCTGTCTTATTTTAA
- a CDS encoding nucleotidyltransferase: MIPYSKVGEVLKEIRQLTDFIIIGDTIVDLELGKKGTESDVDLFVLSVSVFIDEDRIREFAFDRGWDFGKTPIDTPRLVVGVDDEQLQIDMYENIQDFFVPQEIIDNATERKIGNERFRVIRIEDYILLKANAFREEDEDELKTLVYLIGSGKIEIDKNYLKSHIQFFEENTKSIEDRLKSIGIKV; the protein is encoded by the coding sequence TTGATACCGTATTCAAAGGTAGGTGAAGTACTGAAGGAAATTAGACAACTTACTGACTTTATAATTATAGGGGATACTATTGTCGACCTAGAACTAGGCAAAAAAGGCACAGAAAGCGATGTAGATCTTTTCGTCTTGTCAGTAAGCGTATTTATAGATGAAGATAGAATAAGGGAATTCGCATTTGATCGTGGCTGGGATTTCGGAAAAACACCTATAGATACGCCTAGATTGGTAGTAGGTGTAGACGATGAACAGTTACAAATAGATATGTATGAAAATATTCAGGACTTTTTTGTCCCGCAGGAAATTATCGATAACGCGACCGAGAGAAAAATAGGTAATGAGCGTTTTAGAGTTATTAGAATAGAAGACTATATACTACTAAAGGCCAATGCGTTTAGAGAGGAAGATGAAGATGAATTGAAGACCTTGGTATATCTAATTGGAAGCGGGAAAATAGAAATAGATAAGAATTATTTAAAATCCCACATCCAATTCTTTGAAGAAAATACAAAAAGTATTGAAGATCGACTTAAAAGTATAGGTATTAAGGTCTAA
- a CDS encoding 50S ribosomal protein L40e — protein MPLTDPVKLQIVQQRVFIKKVCRECGALNSMRATKCRRCHSKNLRPKKKELPAKKG, from the coding sequence ATGCCACTCACCGATCCCGTGAAACTACAAATAGTACAACAAAGGGTTTTTATAAAGAAAGTATGTAGAGAATGCGGAGCTCTGAATTCGATGAGAGCAACAAAATGCAGAAGATGTCACAGTAAAAATCTTAGACCAAAGAAGAAAGAATTACCAGCCAAGAAAGGTTAG
- a CDS encoding transcription elongation factor NusA, with amino-acid sequence MKIPLDYICVKSGLLCNRCQSMIDRGEVENFEVEVMKILLDLEETQFKELKDTTYHKAFKLDSLLILIVTSGPSMTYQKWIKVAKILQDKLGVKVRILEKSNNIKSTASQLLTPARVLGVNTVWLPDGTVQYVVRVSKYEKKFLPADETSLETALSKIHAIPVRIRVE; translated from the coding sequence ATGAAGATACCATTGGACTACATTTGTGTTAAAAGCGGGCTTTTATGCAACCGTTGTCAATCTATGATAGATCGTGGTGAAGTAGAAAATTTTGAAGTAGAAGTAATGAAAATTTTGTTGGATCTAGAAGAAACACAGTTTAAAGAGTTAAAAGACACCACGTACCATAAGGCATTCAAATTAGACAGTTTGCTGATATTAATAGTCACCAGCGGCCCGTCAATGACTTATCAGAAATGGATTAAAGTTGCTAAGATTCTACAGGATAAATTAGGAGTAAAAGTAAGAATCCTAGAGAAAAGCAACAATATAAAATCTACTGCGAGTCAGCTTTTAACGCCAGCTAGAGTTCTAGGCGTAAATACAGTATGGTTACCTGACGGGACTGTCCAGTATGTAGTGAGAGTATCTAAATATGAAAAGAAGTTCTTACCGGCAGACGAAACATCATTAGAAACAGCTTTATCAAAAATCCATGCAATCCCAGTCAGAATAAGGGTGGAATAA
- the aspS gene encoding aspartate--tRNA(Asn) ligase: MLKNYYNNQILPELDGKEVIVAGWVHNIRDLGGKKFIVLRDVSGLGQIVVDKDSPAFKIANELTQESVIRIKGRVKADKRAPRGAEIHAEEIDVLSLAKAPLPLDVSGKVKADIDTRLRERVLDLRRPEMSAVVKIQSTVLRAFRETLYNEGFIEIFTPKIIASATEGGAQLFPVIYFGKEAFLAQSPQLYKELMAGVVEKVFEIAPAWRAEESDTPYHLAEFISMDVEMAFADYNDVMELIEKLISNIVTKVNENCAEELKLLNYTLPKINLPIKRIPYKEAIEILQSKGLNIKFGDDIGTPELRVLNETINEELYFIIDWPTMARPFYTKIKDSDPEVSESFDLIYKWLEIASGSTRNHKREVLEEAIKKRGLRPESFEFFLRWFDYGMPPHAGFGMGFARLMVMLTGIQNVKEIVLFPRDKKRLTP, from the coding sequence TTGCTTAAGAACTATTATAACAACCAAATATTACCAGAGCTTGACGGTAAAGAAGTTATTGTAGCTGGTTGGGTTCACAACATAAGAGACCTTGGAGGAAAGAAATTTATAGTGCTTAGGGACGTAAGCGGGCTAGGTCAAATAGTAGTAGATAAGGATAGCCCTGCATTTAAGATAGCTAATGAGTTAACTCAAGAGAGTGTAATAAGAATAAAGGGGAGAGTAAAAGCCGATAAAAGAGCACCTAGAGGCGCAGAAATACATGCTGAAGAGATAGATGTATTAAGTTTAGCTAAAGCACCATTACCGTTAGATGTCAGTGGAAAAGTAAAAGCTGATATCGATACAAGGCTAAGAGAAAGGGTTCTTGATTTAAGAAGACCTGAGATGAGTGCAGTAGTTAAAATACAGTCTACAGTACTTAGGGCATTCAGAGAGACCTTATATAATGAAGGGTTCATAGAGATTTTTACACCTAAAATAATAGCTTCCGCAACAGAAGGAGGCGCCCAGCTTTTCCCAGTAATTTATTTTGGCAAGGAGGCATTTCTAGCTCAGAGTCCCCAGTTATACAAGGAGCTTATGGCTGGTGTAGTTGAGAAAGTCTTTGAAATTGCCCCCGCATGGAGAGCAGAAGAATCCGATACACCTTACCATCTAGCTGAGTTCATAAGCATGGATGTAGAGATGGCCTTCGCAGACTATAATGATGTAATGGAACTTATCGAGAAATTAATTTCCAACATCGTAACTAAAGTAAATGAGAATTGTGCGGAAGAGTTAAAATTACTTAACTATACTCTTCCTAAAATTAATTTACCTATCAAAAGAATACCATATAAAGAGGCAATAGAAATTTTACAGAGTAAAGGACTAAATATTAAATTCGGAGATGATATAGGAACACCAGAATTAAGAGTGCTTAATGAGACTATAAATGAAGAACTGTACTTTATAATAGATTGGCCTACTATGGCTAGACCTTTTTACACTAAAATTAAGGACTCTGATCCCGAGGTCAGTGAGAGTTTTGACTTAATATATAAATGGCTTGAAATAGCTTCTGGGAGTACAAGGAATCATAAAAGAGAAGTATTAGAAGAAGCTATTAAGAAGAGAGGACTAAGGCCTGAGAGTTTCGAATTCTTTTTGAGGTGGTTTGACTACGGAATGCCACCTCACGCAGGGTTCGGAATGGGATTTGCGAGGTTAATGGTCATGCTTACCGGCATACAGAACGTTAAAGAAATAGTGCTGTTCCCAAGAGACAAAAAACGCCTAACGCCCTAA